The Pungitius pungitius chromosome 13, fPunPun2.1, whole genome shotgun sequence genome includes the window ttataatctatacatttaatctaaaataaatcTCTTGTTTGTATTGTACCCTACGCTGCTGAATATGAAAAGCTGCTTCCACAACAAGGAAAGGTTGctgtattttgcattttatacTTCTGCAACTGATTGATTGTTAGGATCCTATTTTTGTGGCAAATTTTGGTTATGAGTGGTGATGGACTACATTCATTTCTCACAAGTGTTTCTTTAGctcaactaaaaaaataaagaaaaatacaaagacaAATGGAAACCTTTTAGAAAACAGGTAGCAATAATTAGTATTAGAAAATGCACACTTTATTGAAAGTAAAAGTACTTATCCCAATAAAATAGTTCGTTGcaataataaaagctgcaacATTGTAACGGTAACGTACATGTGAATATGCATAATTATCATATGAGCCATTCTGCATAATGACTACGTATAAAACACGTCGATGATCATACTTTAAATACACAGCGTTAGTAAAACCAAGCCAACACGAGTGTGTCCATGCGAGCTGCTGTTCATCTCCGAGGCGGTAGGGGGGCGCTAGTGGCCTCCGTGCTCTGTTGAAATGACAATAGCCGCTTTAGCTAAATTGCGTCGGTCGTCCAACGTTGGCGCCAGATGAGCTGTGGCGccagcaacacacacaggcagagagaggaagacgcACACAGCAGTTTGACGAGCCTCACAACAGCCTTTGCAAAAGCCCTTCTCAGCCAGAGTTTCGAAGCATCttcattctcttctttttctctctctctcttcggcAATCAAAACGCAAAAGTACAGCAGGTGGGTGTGCATGCAGGTAGTTATGCATTTAATGTCTGTGTGACCCATACTCGTGGCGACTACTCATCGTTTAGATTGAACTTTCTATACCGTTTTTTATAAATCAATGTAATGACAGAAGGGATGCTCCGTTTGACAGAACGTTCGTGTGTTTATCATTTAGGATGGCAGTGGTTGTATaggttgtttattttgtgtgccCAGTTACGATACTACCGAACTTTGTAATGGAAAAATACAGGCCGTAACTCTCATTGGCGGACACATTTTGTTCTGGGAGAAAAGCAGACAAGTACTGTGTTACATCGTTACTGGTATCCGCAACTATTTCATCTTTGATCCTTTTTATAGATGTTATTTTTAGACTTGTTCGTTATAGAGTCGGCCCCGCCGTGTTTCTTCCATTGGGAGTCTTTAGTCTATCTTGGCATGCCAAAGATCAACCGTAACATGCTGGGACGGGTGATCGGTCGACGCTTCCGCAATTATGTTTTAAACCATATACAGGCTAACGGTAGTACGAGACGGGAGGGCAGCATTTAGCCGTGCTAGCAAACTGGATTAGCTGACTTGTTAGCTTGGAATCATGGCTATGTAGCCAGCACGCTAATATCGTCTTGGCTGGATAGCCGCTAACATCAGCAAGGCCGCCATTGCAGTCGTGTGTGCGGTTTTTCAGGGGAGCTGCCGCAGTAGAGGAGGGCTTATGTCTACATAAACATTTCACTGTGCCGTCTCAAGCGGTCATATAGCCTACTGACTTGTTGGGTTTTGCCCGATTGCTATTGTTCGACCTGTTTTTGCAGTGGGATTTGTGTCTTGCACGGATTACTATGTGAGTAAAATGCGTCCTTTCCCGGGCTTTTCGCAGAGCATTCTTCGTCCGCACGGTTAGCCATCTTTGTTTCAGCTAGCCGACTCCTGCTTGGAATTACGATGTGGCTCTTAGCTTGCTAACATACTCTCCATTAGCCGACAACGTCGCACTCAAACCCACTACATGTTAAACAatcaaataatgtattttccatttttacGTGTGTACGGTTGACTTaggccttttgtgtttttgactaTCTCCGAGATCGCTTCGAGGGCAGCTCTAATTCACTATGTTATGAAGGGCGGAAGCTAActcagctaactagctagcgGCAGCCATCTTAGGCGAGCATGTAATCTTGGCTAGCTGGAAGTGTTGGTGTGGCACAACAAGATGGCCTGTTAATACTCGCAAAGGGAGTATTTCCGCGTCGGCGCCCGTGTGATAAACAGCACCAATTTCCGCACTTGGattaatattttaatgtaaatatttccACACACTCACTGTCTACTCTGTAATTACTCGCATGTTGCTTTTGCTATGAAGCTAGTTAGCTGGCTAAATGGCAAACACATTAGCAGCTAACACAATGCTGTTTTGTCGTTAACCAGTTCTCCTTCGACCATAGCCAGCTAACTAGCGGCTATGGAGGCTATTTGTAGCTGTTATTGTAGGCTAGCAACCAACCGTTCAATGTTTGATTACAACTTGTTGTGCCTGAATGTCCCCACAAATTTGTTTTGAACTACGGGTACGAGCTGAACGTGTTGGTCTCTTGGGGTTTGGAGAGCGGGTTAAGTAGGAATTGGGAGCTTGATTGTGATGTGGTCCACTTGGATTTTCTCAATTAAGCAAAGGAAGAGAAGCTTGTTTTTAATTGCTAACATGATATGGCTACTAAATTGATCCCATAGCTTGCTATGCAATAATGTAAGTACAAAGTGCTCTTATTTACAGGATcacattttcaaagcttttgatcATATTGTGGGATAACCAAACTACCAACCTTTGCTATTTATATCCACCGGGTGTTTTATAGAGATGGGGCACTGGCTGACTTGTTGACAAGCGGGTCTCCTGTTCAAGATGTTCACTATTTAACAGCATATGTGATCATAGTAAGGATGTCTTAGTTTGTAATGACAAATTACTCTGACTTGACTAGAAACCTTTTCCAGGTATTTCCAATAAGCACCAGTGGGAGACTTGcatgtaaaaacatttcttaCTGCCTGTGtaattgtttttctcatctccCTCTTTTACAGGTCTGCTAACTGACAAGATCAGCAACGCGGCATTGACCAAAACAAAGATCTCTGTCCCCCCGATTCCTTCTTTGTGTCACCGTCCGGCAGGAAAACGGAGGTCGTGGGGCTGGAGTGTGTTCTCATGGCCGAGTCAGAGACTGAATGTGACACACCCGGCCTTGACACACTTGGGTCGGAGTGTGTCATAGCCCACAGCCATGTCGACCTTCACTATGGAGCAGAAACGGAGATCATGACAGAGGAAAAGCGTGGATTAGAACTGGAGATCCACGGCTCAGACTTAAAGATCCAGGGACTGGGGACAGATCTCGGAGCTGTAGCCTGTGTGGATGCAATTGTTGAGACTGACCATGATTACATTAAGGTTGAACACGGTGATATGCACTGCTTCACGGCTGCGGAAATCAAGACGTCGGGAACCGAGACTCTACTGGGAGAGGTGCTGCTCAAGACCGAAAGCGAGCATGTGGTGAAAGTGGAGTCCGACCACGGTGGGGAGTTGACCGTGGAGTCTGAGAATGGCGTAATCATACATGAAGCCCATGGCCTGCAGTGTAATGAGTGTGGGGAGATTTTTGGCAGCATAGCTGATCTTCACCAACACTTTGAGATCCATAAGGACCTCAATCCTTACATCTGTGTCCACTGTGGTGAGAGCTTTGCTGTGGAGGCCAGCCTCAAACAGCACATGAAGATTCACATGAAAGAAAAGCCCTATGTTCCCCCCGGAGTCGAGATTATGGGCAAAGATGTCATTGATGCCTTCAGCCTCAAGTCTCATCAGATGATTCATTTGCCAGACAAGCCCCATAGATGCTCGGAGTGCGGTAAGAGCTTTGCAGCTGCAATCACCCTGAGAGAACACATGAAGATGCATTCAGAAGACAAGCCTTACAAGTGCACCCAGTGTAGGAAGAGCTTTGTCCGCAGAAGGCATCTGAAAAAGCACCAGGAGGTTCACGCACGTGAGAAGCCGTATACCTGTGGCCAGTGTGGCAAAGGCTTCGCCACAACTTCCAACCTGAAGCAGCACCAGAAGACCCACGCTGCAGTTGTGCTTGGGGACAAACCCCATCGATGCGCTCAATGTGGAAAGTGTTTCGCGGCTGCTGCCACTCTGAGAGAGCACCAGAGAATCCACTCGGGTGAGAAGCCCTACAAATGCAACATGTGCAGGAAGAGTTTTGTGCGCAAACGCCATCTGAAGAAACATCAGCAAGTCCATGCCGGAGGTAAGCCCTACACCTGCAGACATTGCAACAAGGGCTTCAATcactcctcttccctctctcgcCACCACAAGACCCATCTGCA containing:
- the si:ch211-198a12.6 gene encoding zinc finger protein 883 gives rise to the protein MAESETECDTPGLDTLGSECVIAHSHVDLHYGAETEIMTEEKRGLELEIHGSDLKIQGLGTDLGAVACVDAIVETDHDYIKVEHGDMHCFTAAEIKTSGTETLLGEVLLKTESEHVVKVESDHGGELTVESENGVIIHEAHGLQCNECGEIFGSIADLHQHFEIHKDLNPYICVHCGESFAVEASLKQHMKIHMKEKPYVPPGVEIMGKDVIDAFSLKSHQMIHLPDKPHRCSECGKSFAAAITLREHMKMHSEDKPYKCTQCRKSFVRRRHLKKHQEVHAREKPYTCGQCGKGFATTSNLKQHQKTHAAVVLGDKPHRCAQCGKCFAAAATLREHQRIHSGEKPYKCNMCRKSFVRKRHLKKHQQVHAGGKPYTCRHCNKGFNHSSSLSRHHKTHLQNPVFSPPQPGKTLSYGTPPKQRVHQQGDKPYMCHHCDKGFNHSSSLSRHQRVHSEGKSYTCAHCGKRFNHSSSLARHQRVHLENKQQQQQQQPQPQPPQPPPQHYSPMPTGKGFPNNAFPKQRSLSVEKPYRCSQCGKGFNHSSSLSRHHRIHVDQ